A single Deltaproteobacteria bacterium DNA region contains:
- a CDS encoding stage II sporulation protein M, whose translation MIIDLSRFIAEERPFWEALASLLDRLERDPGARLDMAGVKRFHYLYERTSADLAKIATFSSEPELRRYLESIVGRAYAEIHETRDRTWRFALRERLFSMFPRVFRRHAGPFRLAAAIMLAGIAFGGLAVRFDAEAKGILVPFEALQTSPSDRVAEEEDAAKDRLGGRKATFSSTLITHNARVSLFVLALGMTWGIGTVILLFYNGAVLGAVCADYALAGQTKFLFGWLLPHGAVEIPAILIAGQAGLLLAGALIGREDRLSTGMRLRNISGDLVALVIGIAGLLVWAGFVEAFISQYHEPVVPYSLKIGFGIVEIAALALFLIRGGSKGGRGGRID comes from the coding sequence ACATGGCCGGAGTGAAAAGGTTCCACTACCTTTACGAGCGGACCTCCGCCGACCTCGCGAAGATCGCCACGTTTTCCTCCGAACCGGAGCTCAGGCGCTATCTCGAGTCGATCGTCGGCCGCGCATACGCGGAAATCCATGAGACGCGGGATCGGACATGGCGGTTTGCCCTTCGGGAGAGGCTGTTCAGCATGTTCCCCCGCGTATTCCGGCGCCACGCCGGTCCTTTTCGCCTCGCGGCCGCGATCATGCTGGCGGGAATCGCATTCGGAGGACTTGCCGTCCGTTTCGATGCGGAGGCGAAAGGGATACTTGTCCCGTTCGAGGCGCTTCAAACGTCTCCGTCCGATCGCGTCGCCGAAGAAGAGGACGCGGCCAAAGACCGCCTGGGGGGAAGGAAAGCGACCTTTTCATCAACCCTGATAACTCACAACGCGCGTGTTTCCCTCTTCGTCCTTGCGCTGGGGATGACCTGGGGGATCGGCACGGTTATCCTGCTGTTCTACAACGGGGCGGTCCTCGGCGCCGTTTGCGCGGACTACGCCCTTGCGGGCCAGACGAAGTTCCTGTTCGGCTGGCTGCTGCCGCACGGGGCCGTCGAAATTCCGGCGATCCTTATCGCCGGGCAGGCGGGCCTTCTCCTGGCGGGTGCGCTCATCGGACGCGAAGACAGGCTCTCCACCGGGATGCGGCTGCGGAACATCTCAGGCGACCTCGTGGCGTTGGTCATCGGGATTGCCGGTCTTCTCGTATGGGCAGGATTCGTCGAAGCATTCATATCGCAGTACCATGAGCCGGTCGTTCCGTACTCGCTTAAAATCGGTTTCGGGATTGTGGAGATCGCGGCGCTGGCGCTCTTCCTGATCAGAGGAGGCTCGAAGGGCGGGCGGGGCGGGCGCATCGATTGA
- a CDS encoding ACT domain-containing protein — MSVAAQPSAIKVTPSESYSITMRVEIQNKPGMLGKVTTAIGIAGGDIGAVDLSGHGKGTVTRDITVRARGIDHAQEIITAVRQVQGIRIVNVSDRTFLK, encoded by the coding sequence ATGTCGGTGGCGGCGCAACCCAGTGCAATCAAGGTAACGCCCAGCGAGAGCTACAGCATCACGATGCGGGTGGAGATCCAGAACAAGCCGGGAATGTTGGGAAAGGTGACGACTGCGATCGGGATCGCCGGCGGCGACATCGGCGCGGTGGACCTCTCCGGTCACGGGAAAGGCACGGTGACGCGGGACATCACGGTGCGGGCGCGTGGGATCGATCATGCGCAGGAGATCATCACGGCGGTTCGTCAGGTGCAGGGGATCAGGATCGTCAACGTCTCGGACCGTACGTTCCTGAAG
- a CDS encoding RDD family protein, producing MTGGKTNTLIVRTPEGISFSLILAGPVMRCLAWVVDLAAVLAVAGTFGQAVRVLAVFDPDLANAVYVLSYFAVSIGYGIVLEWFWRGQTAGKRLLRLRVMDDRGFKLRFSQVVLRNLLRSVDALPGFYLVGGIACLATRNSQRLGDIAGRTIVVYHPPAAEPDLAQILAGKFNSLRETPHLAARLRQRVAPREAYVALNALLRREELDPDARLELYRELASHFRALVEFPEHLTFAMTDEQYVRNVVDILFRAS from the coding sequence TTGACCGGCGGAAAGACCAACACCTTGATCGTCCGTACACCCGAAGGGATCTCCTTTTCCCTTATCCTTGCGGGACCCGTAATGCGTTGCCTTGCATGGGTCGTCGACCTGGCAGCCGTCCTGGCGGTGGCCGGGACGTTCGGCCAGGCCGTCAGGGTGCTCGCGGTATTCGACCCGGACCTTGCAAATGCCGTTTACGTGTTGTCGTATTTCGCCGTGTCGATCGGTTACGGGATCGTACTGGAATGGTTCTGGCGCGGTCAAACCGCCGGAAAGAGATTGTTGCGGCTGCGCGTGATGGACGACCGGGGATTCAAGCTCCGGTTCAGCCAGGTGGTCTTGCGGAACCTGTTGCGTTCCGTCGACGCGCTTCCTGGCTTCTATCTCGTCGGGGGCATAGCCTGCCTGGCCACCCGGAATTCCCAAAGGCTCGGAGACATCGCCGGGAGGACCATAGTCGTTTACCACCCGCCTGCGGCGGAACCTGACCTCGCGCAGATCCTCGCGGGAAAATTCAATTCCCTGCGTGAAACCCCGCATCTCGCCGCGCGGCTGAGGCAGCGGGTCGCCCCGCGGGAGGCTTATGTCGCGCTCAACGCGCTCCTGCGCCGCGAGGAACTGGATCCCGATGCGCGGCTCGAACTGTACCGGGAGCTTGCATCCCATTTCCGTGCTCTCGTGGAATTCCCGGAACACCTGACCTTCGCGATGACCGACGAACAATATGTCCGGAACGTGGTGGACATTCTTTTTCGCGCGTCGTAG